A genomic window from Oscillospiraceae bacterium includes:
- a CDS encoding rhodanese-like domain-containing protein has protein sequence MKKLILPFSILVAGGLAVLLYLVLSGAAFAPAAPAKTGSESGYARAAFEGVSEDPAKGESFLVCGTGGRLDRIYADKSVSTLSSGVETDLTSILAGSGITIVGGERGALLYSRDGETFARGASGVKSDILGLAAFKGTYYACTSGGEVLSSPDGVKWKVRRGLAANPLISIEANDDYMMAITAETDILVTYDGEEWTVSNFNTQYDGFYEKYLFTNMRNLGPTFFVLGQIMENPGTPIIMFTDNAGEVWMFKTLMEIDQKPPETYYPLHINDISVFTDQLIAVCNGGRVLTVTECPVCNTVLSASGADLRALAIGDTFMIAAGGGFEFAVLNNLETRQDTIKAEQALTDFTNGAVIIDVRTKEEYDEGHIKGCLHIPVDEIESRLAAEVPDRQTELIFYCKAGTRAQAAVEKAQQLGYQKVFNLGGLSDWPYDTE, from the coding sequence ATGAAAAAGCTCATACTGCCGTTTTCCATTCTCGTCGCGGGCGGTTTGGCCGTGCTGCTCTATCTGGTTTTGAGCGGCGCTGCTTTCGCGCCCGCCGCGCCGGCCAAAACCGGGTCGGAAAGCGGTTACGCGCGCGCCGCGTTCGAGGGCGTTTCCGAAGATCCGGCGAAGGGTGAATCATTCCTTGTTTGCGGGACGGGCGGGAGACTCGACAGAATTTACGCCGACAAAAGCGTCAGCACTTTGTCGTCCGGCGTCGAAACGGATCTGACAAGCATCCTGGCCGGTTCGGGTATAACGATTGTCGGCGGCGAAAGAGGCGCCTTGCTTTACAGCCGCGACGGGGAGACGTTCGCGCGCGGCGCGTCGGGCGTTAAATCAGACATATTGGGGCTTGCCGCCTTTAAAGGCACGTACTACGCCTGTACGAGCGGCGGAGAGGTGCTGTCGTCTCCCGACGGGGTGAAGTGGAAAGTCCGGAGAGGGCTGGCGGCGAATCCGCTCATATCGATTGAGGCCAATGACGACTATATGATGGCAATTACGGCCGAAACCGATATCCTTGTTACATATGATGGCGAAGAGTGGACAGTAAGCAACTTTAATACGCAATACGACGGGTTCTATGAAAAGTACCTCTTTACAAACATGCGGAACCTTGGGCCGACGTTCTTCGTGCTCGGCCAAATTATGGAAAACCCAGGAACGCCCATCATTATGTTTACCGACAACGCGGGCGAGGTTTGGATGTTCAAGACGCTGATGGAGATCGACCAAAAACCGCCCGAGACGTATTATCCCCTGCACATCAACGACATAAGCGTTTTCACAGATCAGCTTATCGCCGTCTGCAACGGCGGACGCGTGCTGACCGTGACCGAATGCCCCGTGTGCAACACGGTACTGAGCGCTTCGGGCGCGGATTTGCGCGCATTGGCGATAGGCGACACGTTTATGATAGCGGCGGGCGGCGGCTTCGAATTCGCCGTGCTGAACAATCTGGAAACGCGTCAGGACACAATCAAGGCCGAACAGGCCCTGACCGATTTTACGAACGGCGCGGTGATCATTGATGTGCGCACGAAGGAGGAATATGATGAGGGACATATAAAAGGCTGCCTGCATATTCCGGTTGACGAGATAGAAAGCAGGCTGGCGGCGGAGGTACCCGACCGGCAGACCGAACTGATCTTCTACTGCAAAGCGGGTACCAGAGCGCAGGCCGCTGTGGAAAAAGCGCAGCAACTCGGATATCAAAAGGTGTTCAATCTGGGGGGGCTCAGTGATTGGCCGTATGATACCGAGTGA